Proteins found in one Haloferax litoreum genomic segment:
- a CDS encoding cytochrome P450: MSATPPGPKGIPVFGASRQYARDPFRFLTAVAESYGDVIHFDLGPLDTYMLTNPADIERVLVSEASKFRKPQFQDQAIGDLLGDGLLMSEGETWQKQRQLAQPAFDMRRISTMAGMMTDRTATMLDSWHDGDVVDVQLEMTRLTVEIIVDAMFGADIDDERIRLIQENLEPLGTRFEPDPIRFLMPDWAPTRENREYKQSLSLLEDLIWDVVDERRGTEYGPTPASSVAESESVEGEPMDLLSILLRAYDRDEQTEENLRDELMTMLLAGHDTTALTLTYAWYLLSQHPEVEEKLHRELDEVLGGRTPTYEDVRQLEYTERVLNESMRLYPPVYVMFREPKVDVRLGGYRIPEGSAIMLPQWVVHRSERWWENPLEFDPDRWAPERMRGRPRFAYFPFGGGPRHCIGKHLSLLEGRLILGTVAQQYELDYIRDRPFSLRGSLTMHPQEPMGMRLHARE, translated from the coding sequence ATGAGTGCGACCCCTCCCGGCCCGAAGGGCATCCCAGTCTTCGGTGCCAGTCGGCAGTACGCCCGCGACCCGTTTCGGTTCCTGACGGCGGTAGCCGAGTCCTACGGCGACGTGATTCACTTCGACCTCGGTCCGCTGGACACCTACATGTTGACGAACCCGGCCGACATCGAACGCGTCCTCGTGAGCGAGGCGTCGAAGTTCCGGAAACCACAGTTCCAAGACCAGGCAATCGGTGATTTGCTCGGCGACGGCCTCCTCATGAGCGAGGGGGAGACGTGGCAGAAACAGCGACAACTCGCCCAACCCGCCTTCGACATGCGTCGCATCTCGACGATGGCGGGGATGATGACCGACCGAACAGCGACGATGCTCGACTCGTGGCACGACGGCGACGTGGTCGACGTGCAACTGGAGATGACGCGACTGACCGTCGAGATAATCGTCGACGCGATGTTCGGCGCGGACATCGACGACGAGCGTATCCGACTCATCCAAGAGAACCTCGAACCACTCGGAACGCGGTTCGAACCCGACCCCATTCGGTTCCTCATGCCCGACTGGGCACCGACGAGAGAGAACCGCGAGTACAAGCAGTCACTGTCGCTCCTCGAAGACCTCATCTGGGATGTCGTCGACGAACGGCGTGGGACCGAGTACGGGCCGACGCCGGCGTCGTCTGTGGCCGAGAGCGAGTCGGTCGAGGGAGAACCGATGGACTTGCTGTCGATTCTGCTTCGCGCCTACGACCGGGACGAACAGACGGAGGAGAATCTCCGTGACGAACTGATGACGATGCTTCTCGCGGGCCACGACACGACGGCGCTGACGCTTACCTACGCGTGGTATCTGTTGTCCCAACACCCCGAAGTCGAGGAGAAACTCCACCGCGAGTTAGACGAGGTTCTCGGTGGGCGGACACCGACCTACGAAGACGTCCGGCAGTTAGAGTACACAGAACGTGTGCTGAACGAGTCGATGCGCCTGTACCCACCGGTGTACGTCATGTTCCGCGAGCCAAAAGTCGACGTACGTCTCGGTGGGTACCGTATCCCGGAAGGGTCGGCGATAATGCTTCCGCAGTGGGTCGTCCACCGGTCCGAGCGCTGGTGGGAGAACCCACTCGAGTTCGACCCGGACCGCTGGGCACCGGAACGGATGCGGGGCCGGCCGCGGTTCGCGTACTTCCCCTTCGGCGGCGGGCCTCGCCACTGCATCGGCAAGCACCTCTCACTGCTCGAAGGACGACTCATCCTCGGGACGGTGGCACAGCAGTACGAACTCGACTACATCCGCGACAGACCGTTCTCGCTTCGCGGGTCGCTGACGATGCACCCACAGGAGCCGATGGGGATGCGGTTGCACGCCCGCGAGTAG
- a CDS encoding 2'-5' RNA ligase family protein, translated as MYSLNVPVPGRVARLASDLFPYLASFDRVRDRHTLVCKRFEATDFDRLRERLRQTLLGSPAFEARVTGIDFFEHPPRGSAPVVYLTVESPGIEAFHGRLVDEFGAIDGLEGDDYVPHITLARGGDVADARRVASQEIDPIEWTVSNVDLYDGNFRETAATISLPG; from the coding sequence GTGTACAGTCTGAACGTCCCGGTCCCGGGGCGGGTCGCCCGCCTCGCGTCCGACCTGTTCCCGTATCTCGCATCGTTCGACCGGGTCCGCGACCGGCACACGCTCGTCTGCAAGCGCTTCGAAGCGACCGACTTCGACCGCCTCCGCGAGCGTCTCCGGCAGACACTTCTCGGTTCACCGGCGTTCGAGGCCCGTGTGACAGGCATCGACTTCTTCGAACACCCACCTCGTGGGTCTGCACCCGTCGTCTACCTGACTGTCGAGAGTCCCGGTATCGAAGCGTTCCACGGGCGACTCGTCGACGAGTTCGGCGCAATCGACGGCCTCGAAGGTGACGACTACGTCCCCCACATCACGCTCGCTCGCGGCGGCGACGTCGCAGACGCCCGCCGAGTCGCGAGCCAAGAAATCGACCCCATCGAGTGGACCGTCTCGAACGTGGACCTCTACGATGGGAACTTCAGAGAGACGGCGGCGACGATTTCGCTTCCCGGCTGA
- a CDS encoding DUF7554 family protein translates to MRTNRGALEVDDLLKLVLVLVLIWLVLEIIGEILGLFTALLGPFRPLLGLVVAALIVLWLLDRI, encoded by the coding sequence ATGCGAACGAATCGTGGCGCTCTGGAAGTCGATGACCTCCTGAAACTGGTGCTGGTCCTCGTCCTCATCTGGCTCGTACTCGAGATTATCGGAGAGATTCTCGGCCTCTTCACCGCACTCCTCGGCCCCTTCCGGCCACTTCTCGGACTCGTCGTCGCGGCACTCATCGTCCTCTGGTTGCTCGACCGAATCTGA
- a CDS encoding SPFH domain-containing protein — MDSVFYQLGRLSRPSSGAESSAAVGSSSRVPRWLGPLALAVMVFGIAVVVFPVTPLTLVGYVVLALAIAAVYDAVEIVQAYEKRTLSVFGEYKGILDPGINFIPPFVSKTYRFDMRTQTLDVPSQEAITEDNSPVTADAVVYIRVMDPERAFLEVDNYRRAVSLLAQTTLRAALGDMELDDTLARRDHINARIRRELDEPTDEWGVRVESVEVREVKPSADVENAMEQQTAAERRRRAMILEAQGERRSAVEKAEGDKQSNIISAQGKKEAAILRAQGDAISTVLRARAAESMGERAIIDKGMETLASIGTSPSTTYVLPQELTSLLGRYGQGLTGSDVQSAAGLESQSFDAETRQLLGLDNIDDILGELDDFESKELDTDAVDIEIEDGGVETESQK, encoded by the coding sequence ATGGACAGTGTGTTTTACCAACTTGGGAGGCTCTCCCGTCCATCCTCGGGAGCGGAGTCCTCGGCAGCAGTCGGGAGTTCCTCACGCGTCCCACGTTGGCTTGGTCCCCTCGCACTCGCGGTGATGGTGTTCGGTATCGCCGTCGTCGTCTTCCCCGTCACGCCCCTGACGCTCGTCGGGTACGTCGTCCTCGCACTCGCCATCGCGGCGGTGTACGACGCCGTCGAAATCGTTCAGGCGTACGAGAAGCGGACGCTCAGCGTCTTCGGCGAGTACAAGGGAATTCTCGACCCGGGTATCAACTTCATCCCACCGTTCGTCTCGAAGACCTACCGCTTCGACATGCGGACGCAGACCCTCGACGTGCCCTCCCAAGAGGCTATCACCGAAGACAACTCACCGGTGACCGCCGACGCCGTCGTCTACATTCGCGTGATGGACCCAGAGCGCGCGTTCCTCGAAGTCGACAACTATCGACGGGCCGTCTCGTTGCTCGCACAGACGACGCTCCGTGCCGCCCTCGGCGACATGGAACTCGACGATACGCTGGCACGGCGTGACCACATCAACGCGCGCATCCGCCGCGAACTCGACGAACCCACCGACGAGTGGGGCGTCCGCGTCGAGTCCGTGGAAGTTCGTGAAGTGAAACCCTCTGCGGACGTTGAGAACGCGATGGAACAGCAGACTGCCGCCGAGCGTCGCCGCCGCGCCATGATTCTCGAAGCGCAGGGTGAGCGTCGCTCTGCCGTCGAGAAAGCGGAAGGTGACAAGCAGTCGAACATCATCAGCGCACAGGGGAAGAAAGAGGCCGCCATCCTCCGTGCACAGGGTGACGCCATCTCGACAGTCCTCCGCGCCCGCGCCGCGGAGTCGATGGGCGAACGCGCCATCATCGACAAGGGAATGGAGACGCTGGCGAGCATCGGCACGTCGCCGTCGACGACGTACGTCCTCCCGCAGGAACTCACCTCGCTGCTCGGTCGGTACGGACAAGGTCTGACCGGGTCCGACGTACAGAGCGCCGCCGGCCTCGAGAGTCAATCGTTCGACGCGGAGACCCGACAACTGCTCGGACTCGACAACATCGACGACATCCTCGGTGAACTCGACGACTTCGAATCGAAAGAGTTGGACACCGACGCAGTCGACATCGAAATCGAAGACGGCGGCGTCGAGACGGAGTCGCAGAAGTAA
- a CDS encoding universal stress protein: MYDHILLPTDGSDATEATIEHAATLAHTYEATVHVLSVADSRNRFESPSAGIAPDVWRESEHERAEAAVDAAIDALPDDVETERIVEEGVPDSVIAEYTDDADIDVVVMATHGRTGLDHYLIGSVTERVVRQSSAPVLTVRASDDE, from the coding sequence ATGTACGACCACATCCTGCTCCCGACCGACGGTAGTGACGCGACAGAAGCGACTATCGAACACGCCGCGACGCTCGCACACACGTACGAAGCGACGGTCCACGTCCTGTCGGTTGCCGACTCGCGCAACCGCTTCGAGAGTCCGTCCGCGGGCATCGCACCCGACGTGTGGAGAGAGTCCGAACACGAACGCGCCGAAGCGGCGGTGGACGCCGCTATCGACGCACTCCCGGACGACGTGGAGACAGAGCGAATCGTCGAAGAGGGCGTCCCGGATTCGGTCATCGCCGAGTACACCGACGACGCCGACATCGACGTCGTCGTGATGGCGACCCACGGACGCACTGGCCTCGACCACTACCTCATCGGTAGTGTCACCGAACGCGTCGTCAGGCAGTCGTCCGCGCCCGTCTTGACGGTCCGGGCGAGCGACGACGAGTAA
- a CDS encoding sulfite exporter TauE/SafE family protein, which yields MSSQSLSHVQKSFLKYQHILVFTAPVLFIAAVFTMAPTPTDVGTDYWLNYWWLFPVFVLGATIVNTVGISGSALFVPFLIFIFPVLAHPLEPATIVKVGLISEAFGLSSSAVAFIQYGLVDRRLALSLVAGSIPFVVGGALLSFVIPEVVFHALLGIALLAASYLLFKADLGHEEPGSSGSEHAAATDGGTVTSSLPNDPGKLGPAGVRTDDDGTVTRVDREGDDYKYTRSGYLRRFANYSIGGTFQGLAGFGVGELGIISMLSTKVPVRVAIGTNHIVVALTAILASLVHVFGGGLVGGHSLSLASTPWNMVVFTVPATVLGGQIAPYVSNALETETIKTFVGGLFAVISVALFLMAAGI from the coding sequence ATGAGCTCTCAGTCTCTCAGTCACGTCCAGAAGTCGTTCCTGAAGTATCAACACATCCTCGTGTTCACCGCACCCGTGCTGTTCATCGCCGCCGTGTTCACCATGGCACCGACACCTACCGATGTCGGCACGGACTACTGGCTCAACTACTGGTGGTTGTTCCCGGTGTTCGTCCTCGGAGCAACCATCGTGAACACGGTCGGAATCAGCGGGTCGGCGCTGTTCGTCCCGTTCCTCATCTTCATCTTCCCGGTGCTCGCACACCCGCTCGAACCCGCGACCATCGTGAAGGTGGGTCTCATCAGCGAAGCGTTCGGCCTCTCCAGTTCGGCCGTGGCGTTCATCCAGTACGGCCTCGTGGACCGGCGGTTGGCCCTCAGCCTCGTCGCCGGGTCGATTCCGTTCGTCGTCGGGGGCGCACTGCTCTCGTTCGTCATCCCGGAAGTCGTCTTCCACGCGCTTCTCGGTATCGCGCTGTTGGCGGCCTCTTACCTGCTGTTCAAGGCAGACCTCGGGCACGAAGAACCCGGAAGTTCCGGGTCCGAACACGCCGCCGCGACCGACGGTGGGACCGTCACGTCCAGTCTTCCGAACGACCCCGGAAAGCTCGGTCCGGCCGGCGTCCGCACCGACGACGACGGCACCGTCACCCGCGTCGACCGCGAGGGTGACGACTACAAATACACCCGTAGCGGCTACCTCCGCCGCTTCGCCAACTACAGCATCGGTGGGACGTTCCAGGGACTCGCTGGCTTCGGTGTCGGCGAACTCGGCATCATCTCGATGCTCAGCACGAAGGTCCCCGTCCGCGTCGCCATCGGGACGAACCACATCGTCGTCGCACTGACGGCCATCCTCGCGTCGCTCGTCCACGTCTTCGGTGGGGGACTCGTCGGTGGCCACTCGCTGAGTCTCGCCTCCACGCCGTGGAACATGGTCGTCTTCACCGTCCCCGCGACGGTCCTCGGCGGCCAAATCGCTCCGTACGTCTCCAACGCCCTTGAGACTGAAACCATCAAGACCTTCGTCGGTGGCCTCTTCGCGGTCATCTCCGTCGCACTGTTCTTGATGGCAGCGGGCATCTAA
- a CDS encoding NUDIX hydrolase, with translation MDTSQNRVTFAAGGLLRRDDGRLCLVHRPRYDDWSLPKGKVESGETLVETAVREVREETRCSVECGRFAGRYQYHVGGDVDTASGPKGVFLWHMRLVDEHPFDPNDEVDARQWVAPADALDVLTYENERGLVRRVLDPSD, from the coding sequence GTGGACACGTCTCAGAATCGGGTCACCTTCGCCGCCGGTGGCCTCCTCCGCCGCGACGATGGTCGTCTCTGTCTCGTCCATCGCCCGCGATACGACGACTGGTCGCTCCCGAAGGGGAAGGTCGAATCAGGTGAGACGCTTGTCGAGACTGCTGTCAGAGAGGTACGCGAGGAGACTCGCTGCTCGGTCGAGTGCGGTCGCTTCGCCGGGCGCTACCAGTACCACGTCGGTGGCGACGTCGACACCGCGAGTGGTCCAAAAGGCGTCTTCCTCTGGCACATGCGCCTCGTCGACGAACATCCCTTCGACCCGAACGACGAGGTGGACGCGCGCCAGTGGGTCGCCCCCGCGGATGCGCTCGACGTTCTTACCTACGAGAACGAACGTGGCCTCGTTCGACGGGTGTTGGACCCATCAGACTGA